The sequence below is a genomic window from Venturia canescens isolate UGA chromosome 9, ASM1945775v1, whole genome shotgun sequence.
TCCCGAGGAGGGAGAGCCAAGTGTTTCGAACGGCAGCACTCCGTcggtaaaaaatttcattcggttcGAGTCGCGCGCGGAGGGACGTGGTGCGCCATCTGTGCAATTCCTTTGCCAACAACGAGATGgcgaaatttgaagaaaaaaagcaaaactaTTCCGCACCCAAtttcttctcactttttcaaaaCCTGCAAGCTCAAGTCGGAGAGGATTTTTTGAGTGACGAAACGAACGCGATGCtttaaaatcgattgaaaaatggaGCAGATTCTCCAGAAAATCTCGACGAATACACGAAATCGTAGAATTCAGTTTTGATCGATGAAACATTTGCAAATCGATTCTCATTCCCAGATCAATCTGACAACGAAGCTTTGCTGAaagcattttgaaaattcagcacCGGCCAGACCCTTCCGCACGAACAATTCGGCCTCAAATGTATAAATGTTTTCCTCGTAAACCGCATAAGCAATTCTAGAAACGCTCGTAAAAAAGTCAGCAtcgatttatttaaaaaataaattgttcgaAAAACTAAATGAGGATTTCATTTCCCAGGGGCGCCTCCACCCAGCGAAGTCCAGTCGAAAGTGGGATCAGAAATGCACGATCATTCTCCAAACAATAAAATCGAAAGTCTTCTCCGACTCCGAAATCGCTGACCAATATTCGTCCCACTTCCTGTGTACGAAGCTCTTGTAAAATGTATGATAAAATGTACAGGCACACGTACCTTGCGTGTCAAAAATCCTTCGTAACTGTGTATAGAAAAAACGACGTCGATACGCTTTGCGCGAACGCGCTTATTTCCCGGATCGAATGTACCTGTTAGAATAGAGAGGGTGAAAGCGATTCCGTGGTCTCGGGGGTTGAAAAAGCATGTGTTAACTCGAGCGCGCAGACGCGTTGACCGCTGACCACTTGTGTGTATACATCAGAGAGAGCCTTTGCCGGATTTGCCACACGTAAAGTGTCCTGTGTGTATACCAAACTCGACAAAAGCCTGATCTCAAACAGCAGTACATAACTTTGCTTCGCAAATAACAAAACACATTGGCCTTTAGcttgggagtgaaaaaaaccgcttaaaaaagagagaattcgAGTATTAGTTCGTAGGATCGGGGTTCGttgatgaaataaaagttAACGAACTTTTGCAACTGTTGAATAAACGCCTATTTAAGGGGTTGAGGAGCGAGGAGGTGCGAGTGGCGACGATTCGATTGCACGCAGTGAAAGTGAGCTTAATTTCTCGATCgttattttatcaattcattAATTGGCCGCGGCAAGTAGAAACTAcaaggaaatagaaatatgcAAAAGCTTTgtatatgaaaagttgaatttctacttatagcCATAAACAAAAATAGTTTGCAGGGATCTGAGCATCGCGAATATTGCAGCTACGTTTCAAAAGCGCGAACCTTGAAATTACCGGTTGCAGGTACGACCTCGAAAATCTTATTTGAACTTTAGGATTAGAGGCGAAGTTTGCTGTAGCCTCGCGCTTCAAACTCTCCGCGATACTTAACTCCGAGGGCTCGCGGGGGCTGTTTAGCGATTCATTATTTAATGCATATGTGCCCAATCAATGGAACGTTTTCCCGAGTACTTGCACGAGCCCAACTTATAGCCTTTTCTTCGCGTTCAGTCGACGATTTTGTCATGACCGCACAACGTACCGCGAGCGATCTGATCGGTACTCCTTAATCGCGCCGATCACATTAAAACTGATGATCGTTATTTATCTACAAAAATGTACAGTCGTTTGAGAAGCGTTTTTTCTTGCCCTGCAGTTTTCCGGAACATTAGATTACCGCGAATGGAAAAACCCGAGTCTTCGATGGGTGTCGACAGCGCCGTCGATCTCGAGGATCGAGATCCGAATAATCTCAATCAGCATCTACAGGTTTGTTCTCATCTCTCACTCATTGGATTGTCAAAAGAATCGTTTTTGCACCATGAATATGCTGGGATTTAAGCCTCGGCgcgaatcaaattttttatttgaaaaattgttcgttttttcctcACTCACGAAGTAACGTGTAACGTCAGTCACACTTCGATGGGGCGAAAGAATTCCTAAATTATCATCAACCATTATTTTGCACACTCCGTTTCCTTCGGGCAAATAAATacgaattatcagcaaacgatcGACATAAATTTGACAGGTAATGTGGGACGACGTGATCGGCGAACCCGAAGGGATTCGAAGCCCCGAATGTGCTTGGCGATTAAGCGGTCATTGCTTTCGTTTGTCCAGGGGCTGTTgctacatttttctttcggtTCTCGTCGCACCGATCGTCGCACTTTTTTTGGGCTGCAGTTTCGCCTGCCTCTCGTTTCAAGTGAGTTTTTCAAAGGATTCATGGGAATCTATAAAATGTGTCAATCATTTATTTGTGAACGTGATATTGATGATTATCAATGGATTTGGATCATGTTACTTGGGCAGTTATTGCAATCGAATATTTCGAATGGTTTTATGCTACAGCAAACCTCAACCAGCCCTCACTTTAGCCCATTATTatgggaaataataaaataataaaatatgctaataattattatatttcaGCATATTTGGTGCCTCGCTCCGTGTTTACGAGTCTGGAAAATCAGTTGTGCCGCAACAAGGACTTTCTTCACTGCCTGCACTCACGCTCTGGTCCGACCATGCACGGAATCTCTGGGCTATTTATTCTACAACGTGAGAGTCTTCAATCAACAAATGCCGGACGGCCCTGCTCTTAAGGAGGACGCTCTGATAGTTTGAAGACgcggaaattcatttttcccatcGAAACGTCAATACTTTTGTATGAAAAGATTTTCCACGTTTTTCCTGGTCATCCGAAACGCTAAAATTATGCCTGAATCTATTTAACATTTTTACCATATTTATCGAACTTTACCGTACCGATTGATTTCTTTACGGACATTTTGTACGCGACCAACAAATCAGGCGATTTGACGCTCATCAGCGACCCCAAGAAGTTGGTGGCGCACGTGGTTTTTGCTCGAAACACACGAAATCTTATCGCGATCAGAGAGTTCGACGACTGCGAACAGAAGTTTTTTGGGGGGTAGTTCAGAGCATCCGAGAGTCGATTCGATGAAACCATTACCGCTTGTGCGTTAACACATAAATTATTCCGTAAGTTCCAAGTCCCGAAAGTAACACGGTGGTCAATTTTCCCCGTGCCCTGTAAACGCGCAAACGAGGGATCGATAATGGCGAGGGAATGCGCGAGTTGAATCACCCGCTCTAGGGGAGCACACGATCCCAAACTTTCTTGATTCTTACGATTTAAGGTTCGTTATAAAATGCTCAAGAAAAAATCTGCTCGAGCCTACATTTCTTGAAAATTCGTAGAGAACAATTTCTTTTACCCACATCCAAAGAGGATCGTGattgtatggaaaaaaacgatttttttctcgatctgaTCTtagtgagaaaatgaaaaaaaaactcactaaATTCTCATACGAATTTGCAACGTAGATGTGGCTTTTTGAATATTCGTTGGATATTTTTACGTACTTGGGAGATCGAGCGTTAAGGAATTGACGCGTGAATTAACTGTTTTTACGGAGTTGAGTTTTAATCTAATTGGAAATATTGAGTGCAATATATCGTGTGATCGTGTGGGTGGAAGGTGTGAAGTTTGGTCAGAAGAACGAGGGAGTATGCGAGTGTGCAGAATTCCTAAAGACTAGGGcagtttttatatatatttgtgtatAAAAATTGTgctaaaatgaaatttctagCTCGCTGCGaaccaattttttaatgtcaGATCCGATTTTCCAGTTTTgctttcaataaaatagtcaAAACAAGAGATTTCATGGGAGTCTTTGAActtaaatgtgaaaaaaagatCATTTCGAAATGGCTTCGAACGTCTCCAGGATCTCTCGAGATCATTTTACACTCCTACTCCTCATTTTTGTCACTCTCCTATTCGAATACCACGAAAGCGAGAAGGTGCATCGATGCAATGAAGAATACACAAAGATACACAGCGACGGAGCCTCATGTTTGTCGAATCAATGTCGATACGCTGGATCCAAAAGTTCTGGAGGGGTCATATGATAAGCATAAACAGATATCCCAGTCGAGACGGTGGAGCGCTGTTTCAGTGTCTTGTGTAACGTCCCAACGTTTGGATTTCAGTTCGAAGCCTCGGTAAAATTATCACCCCACAGCATGGCGTTACGAACTCAAACTTTGTTACTCAAATTCGGGAGATTTTTTCAGCAGGAAACTACCAGGCGTATCCttccattaaattttcattggtgAACAGATTTCGAAAAGATTTTAGTGCCTCGAATGATTGTTCGATCATGCGAGATGACTTCCTCGTgcataaaatattttcttttgctttctCGACACAAACGTATTATTTCTTAATTAATTATCTTGGCACATCAGTGA
It includes:
- the LOC122415625 gene encoding caveolin-3-like isoform X1 yields the protein MYSRLRSVFSCPAVFRNIRLPRMEKPESSMGVDSAVDLEDRDPNNLNQHLQVMWDDVIGEPEGIRSPECAWRLSGHCFRLSRGCCYIFLSVLVAPIVALFLGCSFACLSFQHIWCLAPCLRVWKISCAATRTFFTACTHALVRPCTESLGYLFYNVRVFNQQMPDGPALKEDALIV
- the LOC122415625 gene encoding caveolin-3-like isoform X2 → MEKPESSMGVDSAVDLEDRDPNNLNQHLQVMWDDVIGEPEGIRSPECAWRLSGHCFRLSRGCCYIFLSVLVAPIVALFLGCSFACLSFQHIWCLAPCLRVWKISCAATRTFFTACTHALVRPCTESLGYLFYNVRVFNQQMPDGPALKEDALIV